From Aspergillus fumigatus Af293 chromosome 3, whole genome shotgun sequence, a single genomic window includes:
- a CDS encoding phosphopantothenate--cysteine ligase CAB2, with protein MAAATTEEMTPAEQESVYFNNYPPPKNLPKHEALARAFIEYHAEANRRLVLVTSGGTTVPLENQTVRFIDNFSAGTRGATSAEYFLQEGYAVIFLHRQFSLLPYSRHYSHSTNCFLDFMDEAPPSGSSESANPGHGPIVVRSEYQDQMRDVLRKYRYAKQNNLLLLLPFTTISEYLFELRMLAKLMRPLGPNALFYLAAAVSDFFIPRERMAEHKIQSSELPAHLDNSNSVAGSEIYTGGLETQAGNSKKLVIGLDPVPKFLHRLVDGWAPDGSMVVSFKLETDPNLLVYKARTALKRYSHHLVIGNLLSTRKWEVVFVTPDPPYERWIRVPKSRRSKSISGAEDQVGLAEAGRASESANRPSGEAREDNDQKPASVNTAEGVEIESLIIPELVQLHSNMIAKQQAKQRP; from the coding sequence ATGGcggcagcaacaacagaggAAATGACGCCTGCAGAGCAAGAGTCTGTTTATTTCAACAACTACCCACCTCCGAAGAACCTCCCAAAACATGAAGCCCTCGCCAGAGCTTTTATCGAATATCACGCCGAAGCGAACAGGCGGCTGGTCCTGGTTACGTCCGGAGGCACAACTGTGCCCCTTGAGAACCAGACAGTGCGATTTATAGACAACTTCTCGGCTGGAACCAGAGGTGCAACTTCCGCCGAATATTTTCTCCAAGAAGGCTACGCGGTGATCTTCCTTCACCGGCAATTCAGTCTGCTACCATATTCACGGCATTACAGCCACTCGACGAACTGCTTCTTGGACTTTATGGATGAGGCTCCCCCATCAGGCTCGTCAGAGTCTGCCAATCCCGGCCATGGCCCTATAGTGGTGCGCAGTGAGTATCAGGACCAGATGCGGGACGTTTTGCGGAAGTACCGCTATGCCAAACAAAACAACTTATTATTGCTTCTGCCATTTACCACGATCTCGGAGTACTTGTTCGAGTTACGAATGTTGGCCAAGTTGATGAGACCACTGGGACCCAACGCATTATTCTACCTAGCCGCGGCTGTCAGCGACTTCTTCATTCCTCGAGAGCGGATGGCAGAGCACAAGATCCAGTCGTCCGAGCTTCCCGCACACCTTGACAATTCAAATTCCGTCGCGGGATCGGAAATATACACAGGTGGGCTGGAAACCCAGGCAGGAAACAGCAAGAAACTCGTGATCGGTCTGGACCCGGTGCCCAAGTTCCTGCATAGACTGGTGGACGGCTGGGCACCTGATGGAAGTATGGTTGTCTCCTTCAAGCTGGAAACCGATCCCAACCTGCTTGTCTACAAGGCGCGGACGGCGCTGAAGCGGTACTCACACCATCTGGTTATTGGCAACCTTCTCTCAACACGCAAATGGGAGGTCGTCTTTGTGACGCCAGATCCCCCATACGAACGCTGGATTCGGGTGCCCAAGTCGAGACGGAGCAAGAGCATCTCTGGTGCGGAAGATCAGGTGGGCCTGGCAGAGGCAGGGAGAGCGAGCGAATCGGCGAACCGTCCCAGTGGGGAAGCCCGAGAGGACAACGACCAGAAACCAGCAAGTGTTAACACTGCGGAGGGAGTGGAGATTGAGAGTCTGATCATCCCTGAGTTGGTGCAGCTGCACTCGAACATGATCGCCAAACAACAGGCAAAGCAACGGCCATGA
- a CDS encoding putative ABC multidrug transporter, whose protein sequence is MLCIEQRRPKKGLQITRHMKTYQTALQANMRRSNVVPVHSLTSSTNTGRDSRGEKYDELTPVATRRASISPDEARYLTQLASRDNAVSRVSTVADISLDDPALNPENKDFDLYKWLRKVVHVLNEEGVPRKEASIFFQHLRVSGTGAALQLQKTVADIITAPFRRETWNFRNKTSKTILHDFNGMLHSGELLIVLGRPGSGCSTFLKTLSGELHGLNVDEKTVLHYSGIPQSTMIKEFKGEVVYNQEVDKHFPHLTVGQTLEFAAAVRTPSKRLGGMSRNEYAQMMTKVVMAVFGLSHTYNTKVGNDTVRGVPGGERKRVSIAEMALAGAPLAAWDNSTRGLDSATALKFVESLRLAADLNSSAHAVAIYQASQAIYDLFDKAVVLYEGRQIYFGPASKAKAFFERQGWFCPPRQTTGDFLTSVTNPIERQARPGMESQVPRTAAEFEAYWLESEEYKELQREMAAFQGETSSQGNEKLLEFQQRKRLAQASHTRPKSPYLLSIPMQIKLNTKRAYQRVWNERTSTMTTFIGNTILALIVGSVFYGTPTATAGFYAKGATLFYAVLLNALTAMTEINSLYSQRPIVEKHASFAFYHPATEAIAGVVSDIPVKFLMAIAFNIILYFLSGLRREPSQFFIYFLITFIIMFVMSAVFRTMAAITRTVSQAMTLAGVLILMLVIYTGFVVPVNYMHPWFKWIHYLNPIFYAFEILIANEFHGREFTCSQFIPVYPNLPGDSFVCSSRGAVAGRRTVSGDAYIEASYSYSYSHVWRNFGILIAFLIGFMVIYFVATELNSATTSSAEVLVFRRGHEPAHLKNGHEPGADEEAGAGKTVVSSSAEENKQDQGITSIPPQQDIFTWRDVVYDIEIKGEPRRLLDHVSGWVKPGTLTALMGVSGAGKTTLLDVLAHRTTMGVITGDMFVNGKPLDSSFQRKTGYVQQQDLHLETATVRESLRFSAMLRQPASVSKEEKYAYVEEVIKMLNMEDFAEAVVGVPGEGLNVEQRKLLTIGVELAAKPKLLLFLDEPTSGLDSQSSWAICNFLRKLADAGQAILCTIHQPSAILFEQFDQLLFLARGGKTVYFGPIGENSQTLLKYFESHGPRRCGDQENPAEYMLEVVNAGTNPRGENWFDLWKASKEAAGVQAEIDRIHESKRGEAESKDSTNPKDREHEEFAMPFFKQLPIVTVRVFQQYWRLPMYIAAKMMLGICAGLFIGFSFFKADTSLQGMQNVIFSVFMLCAIFSSLVQQIIPLFITQRALYEVRERPSKTYSWKAFMIANIIVEIPYQILMGILVFGCYYYAVNGVQSSDRQGLVLLFCIQFFIYASTFADFVIAALPDAETAGAIVTLQFSMALTFNGVMQTPEALPGFWIFMYRVSPFTYWVGGMAATQLHGRAVKCSAAETAIFNPPSGLTCQEYMADYMAVAPGHLSNPNATSSCEFCSLSVADQYLASVNIYWSERWRNFGIFWAYVVFDIAVAVMLYYCFRVKKWNFSFGKRKKSKAA, encoded by the exons ATGCTGTGCATAGAGCAAAGACGCCCGAAAAAGGGTTTGCAGATTACCCGACACATG AAGACATATCAGACGGCGCTGCAAGCGAATATGCGCCGATCCAATGTGGTTCCCGTTCATTCGCTTACGTCATCGACCAATACTGGACGCGATAGTCGGGGAGAGAAATACGACGAGCTGACTCCTGTAGCCACCCGACGAGCTTCCATCTCCCCGGATGAAGCTCGTTACCTCACTCAGCTAGCCAGCCGTGACAATGCAGTCTCCAGAGTCAGTACTGTGGCCGATATCTCACTCGATGATCCGGCTCTGAACCCGGAAAATAAAGACTTTGATCTGTACAAATGGTTACGGAAGGTCGTCCATGTGCTCAATGAAGAAGGAGTTCCGCGTAAAGAAGCCAGCATATTTTTCCAACATCTTCGCGTCTCTGGCACTGGAGCGGCCTTGCAATTGCAGAAGACAGTTGCAGACATTATAACCGCTCCCTTTCGGCGGGAGACGTGGAACTTCCGGAACAAAACGTCCAAGACCATTCTGCATGACTTCAACGGCATGTTGCACAGCGGGGAGTTGCTGATTGTGCTGGGTCGACCAGGCTCAGGGTGCAGCACTTTCCTCAAGACTCTCAGTGGGGAACTACATGGCTTGAACGTTGACGAGAAGACCGTCCTTCACTACAGCGGAATTCCGCAATCTACGATGATCAAAGAGTTCAAAGGCGAAGTCGTCTACAACCAGGAAGTCGACAAGCATTTCCCTCACTTAACTGTTGGCCAGACTCTGGAATTCGCGGCGGCGGTGCGCACCCCGTCCAAGAGACTGGGCGGTATGTCCAGGAATGAGTACGCTCAGATGATGACCAAAGTCGTCATGGCTGTCTTCGGCCTTAGCCACACCTACAACACCAAGGTCGGAAACGACACGGTTCGAGGAGTGCCGGGTGGTGAGCGAAAGCGAGTGAGTATTGCGGAAATGGCTCTGGCAGGCGCTCCGTTGGCAGCCTGGGATAATTCCACTCGAGGCTTGGATTCGGCAACCGCGTTGAAGTTCGTCGAATCCTTGCGATTAGCCGCAGACTTGAACTCATCTGCACACGCTGTAGCAATATACCAAGCCAGCCAGGCCATTTATGATCTATTTGACAAAGCTGTGGTGTTGTACGAGGGACGTCAGATTTATTTCGGCCCCGccagcaaggccaaggctTTCTTCGAGCGGCAAGGATGGTTCTGTCCCCCACGTCAGACGACCGGAGATTTCCTCACATCGGTGACCAACCCAATTGAAAGACAAGCTCGACCCGGTATGGAGTCCCAGGTGCCCCGGACCGCGGCTGAGTTCGAAGCATATTGGCTGGAGTCAGAAGAATACAAAGAGCTCCAGCGAGAGATGGCTGCTTTCCAAGGGGAAACGTCTTCGCAGGGCAATGAGAAACTCCTCGAATTTCAGCAGCGCAAGCGCCTGGCGCAGGCATCCCATACCCGGCCCAAGTCTCCGTATCTCCTCAGCATTCCCATGcagatcaagctcaacaCTAAGCGTGCATATCAACGAGTGTGGAATGAACGGACTTCCACCATGACTACATTCATTGGCAATACCATTCTCGCCTTGATCGTGGGTTCTGTTTTCTACGGAACTCCCACAGCCACCGCGGGGTTTTACGCCAAGGGCGCGACTCTTTTCTATGCCGTGCTGCTTAATGCCCTTACCGCAATGACCGAGATCAATAGCTTATATTCCCAGCGACCAATCGTCGAGAAACATGCATCGTTTGCCTTCTATCATCCCGCCACCGAGGCCATTGCAGGGGTTGTCAGTGATATCCCGGTCAAGTTCCTCATGGCAATAGCGTTCAACATCATTCTCTATTTCCTGAGTGGCCTACGTCGCGAACCGTCTCAATTCTTCATTTATTTCCTTATTACGTTCATCATTATGTTCGTCATGAGTGCTGTTTTCCGGACCATGGCCGCAATCACCAGAACTGTTTCCCAGGCCATGACACTGGCTGGTGTCCTGATTCTGATGCTAGTAATTTACACCGGATTCGTTGTTCCAGTAAATTATATGCACCCATGGTTCAAGTGGATCCACTATCTGAATCCTATATTTTATGCTTTTGAGATCCTGATAGCCAATGAGTTTCATGGGCGGGAGTTTACCTGTTCACAGTTTATCCCTGTCTATCCCAATCTGCCCGGCGACTCCTTCGTCTGCTCGTCAAGaggtgctgttgctggtcgTCGGACTGTTAGTGGGGATGCATACATCGAAGCGTCATACAGCTACAGCTATTCACATGTCTGGAGAAACTTTGGTATTCTGATAGCATTCTTGATTGGCTTCATGGTCATCTACTTCGTCGCAACCGAACTGAATTCCGCCACGACCAGCTCAGCGGAGGTTCTTGTCTTCCGTCGAGGCCATGAGCCTGCCCACTTGAAAAATGGACATGAGCCTGGTGCGGATGAAGAGGCCGGCGCTGGCAAGACGGTGGTTTCTTCCTCCGCTGAAGAAAACAAGCAAGACCAAGGTATTACGTCGATCCCTCCTCAGCAGGATATCTTCACCTGGCGCGATGTGGTGTACGATATCGAGATCAAAGGTGAGCCTCGTCGGCTGCTTGATCACGTATCCGGCTGGGTCAAGCCGGGTACATTGACGGCCCTAATGGGTGTCAGTGGTGCGGGAAAGACTACGCTGCTTGACGTGTTGGCACACCGTACAACCATGGGCGTTATCACGGGAGACATGTTCGTCAATGGTAAACCGCTGGATTCAAGCTTCCAGCGGAAAACGGGTTAcgtgcagcagcaggatttGCATCTTGAGACAGCCACGGTGCGTGAGAGTCTGCGCTTTAGTGCAATGCTGCGCCAGCCGGCCTCTGTATCCAAAGAGGAGAAGTACGCGTACGTGGAAGAGGTCATCAAGATGCTCAACATGGAGGACTTTGCTGAAGCAGTGGTCGGTGTGCCTGGCGAGGGTCTGAATGTTGAACAACGCAAACTGTTGACCATTGGTGTGGAACTGGCGGCCAAGCCGAAACTGTTACTGTTCTTGGATGAACCCACCAG TGGTCTTGATTCCCAGAGCTCTTGGGCTATCTGCAACTTCCTCCGCAAGTTGGCTGACGCAGGACAAGCCATCCTGTGCACCATTCACCAGCCTAGTGCCATCCTGTTCGAGCAATTTGACCAGTTGCTCTTCTTGGCTCGAGGTGGCAAGACAGTGTATTTTGGCCCCATTGGAGAGAACTCACAGACGCTTCTCAAATATTTCGAGTCGCATGGGCCTCGCCGCTGTGGGGATCAAGAAAATCCAGCTGAATATATGCTTGAGGTTGTCAACGCTGGCACCAACCCTCGGGGCGAAAACTGGTTTGACCTGTGGAAGGCAAGCAAAGAAGCTGCCGGGGTTCAGGCCGAAATCGACCGCATCCACGAGTCCAAGCGAGGCGAAGCTGAAAGTAAAGATAGTACCAATCCCAAAGACCGCGAACACGAGGAATTCGCTATGCCGTTCTTCAAGCAATTGCCCATTGTCACCGTGCGAGTTTTCCAACAATACTGGAGACTACCCATGTACATTGCGGCCAAGATGATGCTTGGCATATGCGCGGGTCTGTTCATCGGTTTCTCATTCTTCAAGGCCGACACTTCCCTGCAGGGCATGCAGAATGTCATCTTCTCCGTGTTCATGCTGtgtgccatcttctcctcgctTGTCCAGCAGATTATCCCATTGTTCATCACTCAGCGTGCTCTTTATGAGGTCCGCGAGCGGCCCAGCAAGACGTATTCCTGGAAGGCGTTTATGATTGCgaacatcatcgtcgagaTTCCCTATCAAATCCTGATGGGAATTCTCGTGTTTGGCTGCTACTACTACGCAGTGAACGGCGTGCAATCCTCTGATCGGCAAGGGCTGGTCCTGTTGTTCTGCATACAATTTTTCATCTACGCGAGCACCTTCGCTGATTTTGTGATTGCCGCTTTACCTGACGCCGAAACGGCAGGTGCCATTGTGACTCTCCAGTTCTCGATGGCTCTGACATTCAACGGTGTCATGCAGACACCCGAAGCACTGCCTGGATTCTGGATCTTCATGTACCGCGTCTCGCCGTTCACTTACTGGGTGGGCGGAATGGCCGCCACGCAGCTGCACGGCCGTGCAGTGAAGTGCAGCGCAGCCGAAACAGCCATCTTCAACCCTCCATCAGGGCTGACATGCCAGGAATACATGGCAGACTACATGGCCGTGGCACCGGGGCACCTCAGCAATCCCAACGCAACGTCTTCATGCGAATTCTGCTCCCTCTCCGTCGCAGACCAGTACCTGGCGAGCGTCAACATCTACTGGAGCGAGCGGTGGCGCAACTTCGGGATCTTCTGGGCGTACGTCGTATTCGACATCGCCGTGGCCGTGATGCTCTACTACTGTTTCCGGGTGAAGAAGTGGAACTTTTCATTCggcaagcgcaagaagagcaaggctGCTTAA
- the yae1 gene encoding Yae1 family protein — protein sequence MTSPQTNSLDDIFGSSPPHEGEKFSQQASIEAPEPSDLPSLRRQHVTAGYRDGVSAAKGEHVQHGFDAGFPIGAQLGMRAGTVIGIIEGLLRGFESPTASRAVKKPLQRKEEGQGVETDEAEAARQAKREQLLRLYQKAVKELEVRSVFAGSEEESTRDNGGQEKPEVVLRRKGDAVISQWEEQVRVAHWEENMAALEPKEDEKRASTPTEQI from the coding sequence ATGACCTCACCACAGACCAATTCCCTCGACGACATCTTCGGCTCGTCCCCACCCCACGAGGGCGAAAAATTCTCCCAACAAGCGTCAATAGAAGCACCCGAACCCTCGGATCTCCCCTCTCTCCGCCGGCAACACGTCACAGCTGGCTACCGCGATGGCGTCTCCGCCGCGAAAGGCGAGCACGTCCAGCACGGCTTCGACGCCGGCTTCCCAATCGGCGCACAGCTAGGCATGAGAGCAGGAACAGTAATCGGTATCATCGAAGGCTTACTGCGTGGATTCGAGAGTCCCACTGCGTCCAGAGCAGTAAAGAAACCACTTCAGCGGAAAGAGGAAGGGCAGGGGGTCGAGAcagacgaagcagaagcagcgcGGCAGGCGAAGAGGGAGCAGCTGCTCAGATTGTATCAAAAAGCtgtgaaggagctggaggttcGGTCCGTATTTGCAGggagcgaggaggagagcacGCGAGACAACGGGGGGCAGGAGAAACCAGAGGTTGTTCTGCGCCGGAAAGGGGACGCCGTCATTTCGCAGTGGGAGGAACAGGTCAGGGTGGCGCATTGGGAGGAGAACATGGCTGCCCTGGAGCcaaaggaggatgagaagcgCGCGTCAACGCCGACGGAGCAGATATGA
- a CDS encoding putative esterase/lipase, which yields MSLLIYIYRKVLAVLIRAVVTRGKRISANPDDVLQITSRDAGRHLRAHLYRPATSLSPSPVLINFHGSGFLLPLHGSDDEFCRRVSRETEYTVLDVQYRLAPEYPFPAALNDVEDAVKWVLQQPDKFDLTRVAISGFSAGGNLAIVAASVLYPRETFRSVLAFYPPLDLYTDPGAKRPPDPAGNPIPAPLCRLLDKSYVPSAYDARDPRISPCYAQPERFPDRVLVVTAAGDSLAGEAEALAAKIAKLPGRQVVCQRMQGCNHAWDKSARPGTIQGDAKEKAYAMAVAMLMR from the coding sequence ATGTCTCTCCTAATATACATCTACCGCAAAGTATTGGCGGTGCTCATCAGAGCTGTTGTCACACGTGGCAAGCGCATATCTGCAAATCCAGATGATGTCCTTCAGATAACGTCACGAGACGCGGGCAGACACTTGAGAGCTCACCTCTATCGGCCAGCAACTTCGTTGTCGCCATCGCCTGTCCTCATCAACTTCCATGGGAGTGGGTTCTTGCTACCGCTTCACGGAAGCGATGACGAATTCTGTCGACGAGTAAGTCGAGAGACAGAATATACAGTGTTGGACGTCCAATACCGACTGGCGCCAGAATATCCATTCCCAGCGGCCCTTAACGACGTGGAAGATGCGGTCAAGTGGGTCCTGCAACAGCCAGACAAGTTCGATTTGACTCGAGTGGCCATCTCCGGGTTCAGCGCAGGAGGGAATCTCGCGATCGTGGCAGCTTCGGTGCTCTACCCACGAGAGACGTTCCGATCTGTCCTCGCATTCTACCCTCCGCTCGATTTGTACACGGACCCCGGAGCCAAACGCCCGCCGGATCCGGCAGGGAATCCTATTCCTGCACCTTTGTGTCGGTTGTTGGACAAGTCCTATGTCCCTTCCGCATATGATGCCAGAGACCCACGTATTTCACCATGCTATGCGCAGCCTGAGAGGTTTCCAGATCGCGTTCTTGTTGTGACAGCGGCTGGCGACAGCCTGGCCGGTGAAGCTGAAGCCCTCGCTGCAAAGATAGCCAAATTGCCCGGTCGCCAGGTTGTGTGCCAGAGAATGCAAGGTTGCAACCATGCCTGGGACAAAAGTGCTCGTCCGGGAACCATCCAAGGTGatgccaaagaaaaagcctATGCCATGGCTGTTGCAATGTTGATGCGCTAA
- a CDS encoding SD08430p — protein MQYPNLDRVSHSCHPDPSTPFSLHVRATSQHSPSAAHQPDEVELDQLACHSNNRSNHRGEINTDIPHQAPTSFPSPSDLESDSDSEDDTAGTRLLEHHRGRSSTQMKNKSRTVSKRRSKPSLTLATGTQNGSAGGEMNSNIEMRKRDTSLESSGGRASRLMARQSFSLNDDPPITPQTPAMATTSFANLPSSDRRNFLLLCVLYFLQGVPMGLATGSVPFLLKPYLSYGQIGVFSLASYPYSLKLLWSPIVDAVWSQRFGRRKSWITPVQVIAGLAMIYLGGHIEEMMVKAGANGGAGVWNFTYWWFLLVFFCATQDIAVDGWAITLMSPPNISYASTAQTVGLTAGHFLSYTVFLAFNSKDFANRWFRTVPGEDGLLSLGGYLTFWGWAYLFVTICLALMKKEDKTRERDSITDVYKSMWNILKLKNIQTIIVIHLIAKIGFQANDAVTSLKLLDKGFGTDNMALVVLIDFPFEIGLGYYAGKWSTEYTPMRLWCWAFIGRLAAAVLAQATVMIYPSSEAVPFWYILVVIGEHVLSTFMNTVMFVAVSAFHARIADPAIGGTYMTMLATVSNLGGTFPRYFILKLVDFFTVATCIPPAVPPAAEKLKGDLVTSAFSCALEPDKNRCVNGGGVCETSRDGYYITNILCVLVGTVTFIMFIQPAVLKLQSLPLRAWRLSNGDR, from the exons atGCAGTATCCTAACCTTGACCGTGTCTCTCATTCCTGTCATCCTGacccttccactcctttcTCCCTTCATGTTCGAGCCACCTCTCAGCACtctccttctgcagctcaCCAACCCGACGAGGTAGAACTTGACCAACTAGCATGCCACAGCAATAATCGCAGCAATCATAGAGGCGAAATCAACACAGACATCCCTCATCAGGCCCCAACTTCGTTTCCTTCGCCCTCAGATCTCGAATCCGACTCAGACAGTGAGGACGACACGGCAGGCACGCGACTTCTTGAGCATCACCGCGGACGAAGCAGTAcacagatgaagaacaagagtCGCACGGTTTCCAAACGTCGCTCTAAACCGAGTTTGACCCTCGCGACCGGCACGCAGAACGGCTCTGCTGGCGGCGAGATGAACTCTAATATCGAGATGCGCAAGAGGGATACCTCCCTCGAATCATCGGGTGGGCGGGCCTCACGCTTGATGGCCCGGCagagcttctccttgaacGATGACCCCCCGATCACTCCACAGACTCCAGCTATGGCAACGACTAGTTTCGCCAACCTGCCTTCCTCCGACCGAAGGAATTTTTTGCTATTGTGTGTTCTATATTTCCTGCAGGGAGTCCCTATGGGATTAGCTACAGGATCTGTCCCGTTCCTGCTCAAACCATACCTTTCCTACGGTCAGATCGGCGTTTTCTCGTTAGCGTCTTACCCTTATTCCTTGAAGCTTCTCTGGAGTCCGATTGTCGATGCAGTATGGAGTCAGAGGTTCGGGAGACGGAAGAGCTGGATCACACCTGTCCAAGTCATTGCGGGCCTGGCGATGATCTATCTGGGTGGACACattgaggagatgatggtAAAGGCCGGTGCCAATGGTGGTGCTGGCGTCTGGAATTTTACGTATTGGTGGTTCCTGCTCGTCTTTTTCTGCGCCACCCAGGATATTGCGGTGGACGGCTGGGCCATCACGCTCATGTCGCCCCCGAACATCTCTTATGCCTCGACCGCGCAGACCGTTGGCCTTACAGCGGGGCACTTTTTGTCATATACAGTCTTTCTGGCATTCAACTCCAAGGATTTCGCGAACCGCTGGTTTCGAACGGTTCCCGGCGAGGATGGCCTGCTGTCTTTGGGCGGATATCTGACATTCTGGGGATGGGCTTACCTATTTGTCACGATCTGCTTGGCTctcatgaagaaagaagacaagaCAAGGGAGCGGGACAGCATCACCGATGTCTACAAGAGTATGTGGAACATCCTGAAACTCAAGAACATCCAAACCATCATTGTTATTCATCTTATCGCCAAGATTGGTTTCCAGGCCAATGATGCCGTCACCAGCCTGAAGCTGTTGGACAAGGGATTCGGCACGGACAACATGGCGCTTGTCGTCCTGATCGACTTTCCTTTTGAGATTGGTCTTGGCTACTATGCTGGAAAATGGTCGACAGAATATACTCCCATGCGGCTGTGGTGCTGGGCGTTTATTGGACGACTGGCTGCAGCCGTCCTGGCTCAAGCTACCGTTATGATCTACCCATCCAGCGAGGCCGTTCCTTTCTGGTACATTCTGGTTGTGATTGGGGAGCACGTATTGTCGACATTCATGAATACAGTCATGTTCGTTGCAGTATCTGCTTTCCATGCTCGCATTGCCGATCCCGCTATTGGCGGAACGTACATGACTATGTTGGCAAC CGTCTCCAATCTTGGTGGTACATTCCCTCGGTACTTTATCCTCAAACTCGTCGACTTTTTCACCGTGGCCACATGTATTCCCCCAGCCGTCCCGCCTGCAGctgagaagctgaagggtgATTTGGTCACATCTGCGTTCTCTTGCGCCTTGGAGCCTGACAAGAACCGCTGCGTCAACGGCGGCGGAGTTTGCGAAACTAGTCGCGACGGCTACTACATCACCAATATTCTGTGTGTGTTGGTTGGAACAGTCACCTTTATCATGTTCATCCAGCCTGCGGTCCTGAAGCTCCAGAGTCTGCCACTAAGGGCATGGAGATTGAGCAATGGAGATCGGTAG
- a CDS encoding glycosyltransferase family 31 protein has product MLIPLRYRRRITLISAVLGLFLIYHFISIRPNLPRPLSTVRSNLQQQRQQPKQKPDTHSDCPLLPGIEDVLVIMKTGVTEALDKVPVHFETTLRCIPNYVIFSDFEEEIAGVRIHDALRNMDPEVKRTVPDFDLYNRLQKLGRKGLGTQDFADEANSAIGKPNNPGWKLDKWKFLPMVQETLRHKNDAKWYVFMEADTYFAWPTLLEWLSNYDPQKPLYIGTETQIADVIFAHGGSGFIISRPALQLAADEYAARRVELDMFTDEHWAGDCVLGKVLLDAGVPLTYSWPILQNSNIRELDPFTAGFYRQPWCFPTVALHHLSSQDIRNLWEFEQRRWKSHKRLLLHSDVFKELIYPELSNVRDGWDNLSGDEHVSVNTFQECQSICLNDSTCVQFALRAGSCFTSKTPRLGVESTAVRSGWVMKRIERMMESAPSCPKPDFGL; this is encoded by the exons ATGCTCATCCCGCTCCGCTACCGTCGTCGCATCACTCTGATCTCTGCGGTGCTCGGACTGTTCCTTATATACCACTTCATTTCAATCAGACCGAATCTCCCGCGACCGTTGTCGACCGTCCGCAGCAACTTACAACAGCAACGACAACAACCAAAACAGAAGCCGGACACCCATTCCGACTGTCCTCTCCTTCCCGGCATCGAAGATGTTCTGGTGATTATGAAGACCGGCGTGACCGAAGCGCTTGACAAAGTCCCCGTGCACTTCGAGACCACCCTGCGCTGCATCCCCAACTACGTGATCTTCTCCGACTTTGAGGAAGAAATCGCGGGTGTGCGCATACACGATGCCTTACGCAACATGGACCCTGAGGTGAAACGCACAGTTCCCGACTTTGACCTCTACAATCGATTGCAGAAGCTCGGCAGAAAGGGTCTGGGAACGCAGGACTTCGCCGACGAGGCCAACTCAGCCATTGGGAAACCGAACAACCCAGGCTGGAAACTGGACAAGTGGAAATTCCTCCCCATGGTTCAGGAGACACTACGCCACAAGAATGACGCAAAGTGGTACGTCTTCATGGAAGCCGATACCTACTTCGCCTGGCCCACGCTGCTGGAATGGCTGTCAAACTACGACCCCCAGAAGCCGCTCTATATCGGCACCGAAACCCAGATCGCGGACGTCATCTTCGCGCACGGCGGATCcggcttcatcatctcccGACCTGCCCTGCAGCTCGCAGCGGACGAGTACGCAGCCCGCAGAGTCGAGCTCGACATGTTCACCGACGAGCACTGGGCCGGCGACTGCGTCCTCGGAAAGGTCCTGCTGGATGCCGGGGTCCCACTGACGTATTCCTGGCCTATTCTGCAGAACTCGAACATCCGCGAGCTCGATCCCTTTACAGCAGGCTTCTACCGCCAGCCTTGGTGCTTCCCTACCGTCGCTCTCCATCACCTCTCCTCACAGGACATCCGGAACCTGTGGGAATTCGAGCAGCGACGATGGAAG TCCCACAAACGCCTCCTTCTACACTCTGACGTCTTCAAAGAGCTCATTTACCCTGAACTCTCCAACGTCCGCGACGGTTGGGATAATCTCTCCGGCGATGAACACGTTTCCGTCAACACATTCCAAGAATGTCAGTCTATCTGTCTCAATGATTCCACCTGTGTACAATTCGCACTTCGCGCGGGCTCGTGTTTCACCAGCAAGACGCCCAGGCTTGGCGTGGAGAGCACCGCCGTGCGATCGGGCTGGGTTATGAAGCGGATCGAGAGGATGATGGAGTCGGCGCCGTCATGTCCGAAGCCGGATTTCGGTCTATGA